A region from the Nostoc sp. HK-01 genome encodes:
- a CDS encoding PAS/PAC sensor hybrid histidine kinase, with the protein MTEDKKSRESEISEVTEAVVGQRDFNLPEFMITLGESLLESITDGCWFLDREWRCIYMNHCQIKLFSIDQENILGKNFWELLPETVDSILYRQLHQAVAAQISVNFEYFHIKSQRWLEHRAYPSVNGIYVLTFDITEKQAVISEQAQCISDRQGEEQRKAAQYAVTRVLAEATTLVDAVPAILQSLCESLGWQLGVIWQVDSHQNILCHVNSWQSPSSNLQAFIAENQQITFAPGMGLPGRIWESHQPTWIAQISEEKNFTRGATAINSGLNTVFGFPILLGDEMLGVIECFSSHIQAPDEDLLQMMATIGSQIGQFMERKRTEVALRESQELFQSFMQHSPITGFIKDADGRYVYVNALVKRLFNWEPADLIGKTDFDLFPWETAQQVRSHDLEVLHYGQMIQFLETVQLEDREYHFMTFKFPFQDAGGRQLVAGMSIDISEQQAALRDRIQAEAALNESEENLRLALQAARMVAWSWDAHTGIIHRSANACDVLGLLPEMLTASGEEGWNLVHPDDLQQHQAKVQEAIASQGSYISEFRFLRPDNGEIIWVEDRGKVNFDQAGNLIGVKGALFNVSDAYRQAMQRKQVETALRLREERFSTLFNGMEDWVLVYHLTSDFQPGQFIEVNEQACKKLGYDRDELLTMSVAKIIDSSSINAKAGIERLLVEQHIVVESVHTTKDGQRLPVEVSATLFTLNGLPTVQAICRDITERKLAEAEREKLLKQEQSAREAAETANRIKDEFLAVLSHELRTPLNPILGWTQLLRSRKLDGEATERALVTIERNARLQTQLIEDLLDISRILRGKIILNVATVNLTTTIEAALETVRLAAEAKNIHIQTLFSPDVGKVSGDAGRLQQVMWNLLSNAIKFTPDNGQVEIRLEQVGKQVQIQVKDTGKGINPEFLPFVFDYFRQEDSTITRKFGGLGLGLAIARHITELHGGTVKVESLGEGLGATFTIRLPVIADNLAYSQDDKTSVQDINLNQIKILTIDDDADMRDLLVAILKMYDAEVKVAASAAEALILLAEYLPDVLISDIGMPDVDGYTLMQQIKTQFPEKYRQIPAIALTAYAAEYDQRQALAAGFQLHLAKPVVPEELVRAIASVIHAKS; encoded by the coding sequence TTGACTGAAGACAAGAAATCACGGGAAAGCGAAATCAGTGAGGTAACGGAGGCGGTAGTTGGTCAGAGAGATTTCAATTTGCCTGAATTTATGATTACGTTGGGTGAAAGTCTCCTGGAAAGTATTACTGATGGTTGTTGGTTTCTGGATCGGGAATGGCGTTGTATCTACATGAATCATTGCCAGATAAAGTTATTTAGTATTGACCAAGAGAATATTTTAGGTAAAAATTTTTGGGAATTATTGCCGGAGACAGTTGACAGCATACTTTACAGGCAATTACATCAAGCCGTAGCCGCACAAATCTCGGTTAATTTTGAATATTTTCATATCAAGTCGCAACGTTGGTTAGAACATCGCGCCTATCCATCGGTTAACGGGATATATGTCTTAACTTTTGATATTACCGAAAAGCAAGCTGTGATTAGCGAACAGGCGCAATGTATTAGCGATCGCCAAGGGGAAGAACAGCGCAAAGCTGCACAGTATGCTGTCACTCGCGTTTTAGCTGAGGCGACCACTTTAGTTGATGCTGTACCCGCAATTTTGCAATCTTTGTGTGAAAGTCTGGGATGGCAATTAGGGGTGATTTGGCAAGTAGATTCTCACCAGAATATTTTATGTCACGTTAATAGTTGGCAATCGCCAAGTAGTAATTTACAAGCCTTCATTGCAGAAAATCAGCAAATAACTTTTGCACCTGGGATGGGACTTCCTGGTCGGATTTGGGAAAGTCATCAACCTACGTGGATTGCCCAAATTAGTGAAGAAAAAAATTTTACTAGAGGTGCAACAGCAATTAACAGTGGTTTAAATACAGTTTTTGGCTTTCCCATCCTTTTAGGGGATGAGATGTTAGGTGTAATTGAATGCTTTAGCAGCCACATTCAAGCACCAGACGAAGATTTGTTGCAAATGATGGCAACAATTGGTAGTCAGATTGGGCAATTTATGGAGCGCAAACGCACAGAAGTAGCACTGCGAGAGAGCCAAGAATTATTTCAGAGTTTTATGCAGCATAGCCCAATTACGGGTTTTATCAAAGATGCAGATGGAAGATATGTTTATGTAAACGCACTTGTAAAAAGACTTTTTAACTGGGAGCCAGCAGATTTAATTGGCAAGACAGATTTTGATTTATTTCCCTGGGAAACGGCTCAACAAGTGCGTAGTCATGATTTAGAAGTATTACATTATGGGCAGATGATTCAGTTTCTAGAAACAGTGCAATTAGAGGATAGGGAATATCATTTTATGACCTTTAAATTTCCCTTCCAAGATGCTGGGGGTCGTCAATTAGTTGCTGGGATGTCGATTGATATTAGCGAACAGCAAGCTGCGCTACGCGATCGCATTCAAGCAGAAGCAGCACTGAATGAAAGTGAAGAAAACTTACGTTTAGCATTACAAGCTGCTCGGATGGTGGCTTGGTCTTGGGATGCTCATACAGGCATAATTCATCGTTCTGCTAACGCCTGTGATGTTTTAGGTTTACTCCCAGAAATGCTGACTGCATCAGGAGAAGAGGGTTGGAACTTAGTTCATCCTGATGATCTACAACAGCACCAAGCCAAAGTCCAAGAAGCGATCGCCTCTCAAGGTAGTTACATCTCAGAGTTTCGCTTTTTGCGTCCAGACAATGGCGAAATTATCTGGGTGGAAGACCGAGGAAAGGTGAATTTTGATCAGGCGGGAAACTTGATTGGTGTCAAAGGCGCATTGTTTAATGTGAGCGATGCCTATCGGCAAGCTATGCAACGTAAACAAGTAGAAACTGCACTGCGGCTAAGAGAAGAACGCTTCTCTACGCTGTTCAACGGTATGGAAGACTGGGTGTTAGTCTATCATTTGACCAGCGATTTTCAACCAGGACAATTTATTGAAGTCAACGAACAAGCTTGTAAAAAGCTGGGTTATGACCGAGATGAACTACTCACAATGTCGGTTGCTAAAATTATCGATTCATCCTCTATCAATGCTAAAGCAGGTATCGAGAGGCTGTTAGTCGAACAGCATATTGTTGTGGAATCAGTTCACACCACAAAAGACGGACAACGGCTTCCCGTGGAAGTGAGTGCAACGCTATTCACACTCAACGGTTTGCCAACTGTCCAAGCAATTTGTCGAGATATCACAGAACGCAAACTCGCAGAAGCAGAACGGGAAAAACTATTAAAACAAGAACAGTCTGCACGAGAAGCAGCGGAAACCGCCAACCGGATTAAAGATGAGTTTTTAGCCGTCTTATCCCATGAACTGCGAACACCTCTAAATCCGATATTGGGATGGACACAACTGCTACGTTCCCGAAAGTTAGATGGGGAAGCAACAGAAAGAGCTTTGGTAACAATCGAGCGTAATGCTAGATTACAAACGCAACTAATTGAAGATTTGTTAGATATTTCGCGGATTTTACGCGGCAAGATAATTTTAAATGTAGCAACTGTCAACTTAACTACTACCATTGAAGCAGCCTTAGAAACGGTACGCTTGGCAGCAGAAGCCAAAAATATTCACATCCAAACTTTATTTAGTCCTGATGTGGGAAAGGTTTCAGGGGATGCGGGACGGCTGCAACAGGTGATGTGGAATTTGCTCTCCAATGCAATTAAATTTACACCTGATAATGGACAAGTAGAAATTCGTTTAGAGCAAGTTGGCAAACAGGTACAAATTCAAGTCAAAGATACAGGTAAAGGTATTAATCCTGAGTTTTTACCATTCGTATTTGACTATTTTCGTCAAGAGGATAGTACAATAACACGCAAATTTGGTGGCTTAGGCTTGGGACTGGCGATCGCTCGTCACATCACAGAACTGCATGGTGGTACAGTCAAAGTCGAGAGTCTGGGCGAAGGTTTAGGAGCAACATTTACAATCAGATTGCCTGTAATTGCCGATAATTTGGCATATAGCCAAGACGATAAAACATCAGTGCAGGACATCAATCTCAACCAAATTAAAATATTGACGATAGATGATGATGCTGATATGCGAGATTTATTAGTTGCTATTCTCAAAATGTATGACGCAGAAGTGAAAGTTGCAGCATCGGCCGCAGAAGCATTAATTTTATTGGCAGAATACTTACCAGATGTTCTAATTAGTGATATTGGTATGCCAGATGTCGATGGTTATACCTTGATGCAGCAAATCAAAACTCAATTTCCAGAAAAATACAGACAAATTCCAGCTATTGCTTTGACGGCCTATGCGGCTGAATATGATCAACGCCAAGCACTCGCGGCTGGCTTTCAATTACATCTTGCTAAACCTGTGGTTCCAGAAGAATTAGTTAGGGCGATCGCTTCAGTTATTCATGCGAAATCATAA
- a CDS encoding mannose-6-phosphate isomerase, giving the protein MTQNDNNEQSTSHELSSHSGARYWGNVEVIEEGDSYRISRVEIKPRHGIKPQIHYHRNEHWVVVSGVAKVTCGETEVLLNRNESTYVPAATLHKVENPGLIPLVILEIQNGEYLGEDDIERPYDLNLIKPPSENK; this is encoded by the coding sequence ATGACTCAAAATGATAACAACGAACAATCCACGAGCCATGAGTTATCTTCACATTCCGGTGCGAGATACTGGGGTAACGTGGAGGTTATAGAAGAAGGTGATAGCTATAGAATTAGTCGCGTGGAAATTAAACCTAGGCATGGTATTAAACCACAAATTCATTACCATCGCAATGAACATTGGGTTGTAGTATCTGGTGTGGCCAAGGTAACTTGTGGAGAGACAGAAGTATTGCTGAACCGCAATGAATCTACTTACGTTCCAGCTGCAACATTACATAAAGTGGAAAATCCTGGCTTAATTCCCTTAGTAATTTTAGAAATTCAAAACGGTGAATATTTGGGTGAGGATGACATCGAACGTCCTTATGACCTCAACTTAATCAAACCACCATCGGAAAATAAGTGA
- a CDS encoding HEAT domain-containing protein: MYDDDDLSLLDPDVELESPLDKMEPLTAESEVAKPDPEVMLALLENPQPQQRMLAARAFCDIEDERAIPLLIHLLTDSCPLVRVSAAYSIGRNPSKEAVEPLIAQLNHDWNGYVRKGVVWALGNCRDRRCLAPLADALRTDISAVRLWSASALAQMAEVGYEAVVGAIPALIEALVQDPISAVRSNSAWAIGQLCKELPSNIVYATAIDALIQAFAEDKDLGVREDAKAALLGVGDPRGLQLIETLEQEGWF; the protein is encoded by the coding sequence ATGTATGACGACGATGACCTAAGCCTACTCGATCCTGACGTAGAGCTAGAAAGCCCTCTCGATAAAATGGAGCCACTAACTGCTGAGTCAGAAGTGGCAAAACCCGATCCAGAAGTGATGTTAGCCCTTCTGGAAAATCCGCAACCGCAGCAGAGAATGCTGGCGGCGCGTGCTTTTTGTGATATTGAAGATGAAAGAGCTATCCCCCTACTGATTCACCTGTTAACGGATTCATGTCCTTTAGTGCGAGTGAGTGCAGCATATAGTATTGGTCGCAATCCTAGTAAAGAAGCGGTAGAACCGTTGATTGCCCAACTCAACCACGATTGGAACGGTTATGTACGCAAAGGTGTAGTTTGGGCGTTGGGTAATTGCCGCGATCGCCGTTGTTTAGCACCCCTAGCAGATGCTTTAAGAACAGATATTTCCGCTGTACGGTTGTGGTCGGCTAGTGCTTTAGCTCAAATGGCTGAGGTGGGTTACGAAGCTGTTGTTGGGGCAATTCCCGCTTTAATTGAAGCTTTAGTCCAAGACCCAATTTCCGCAGTTCGGAGTAATAGCGCCTGGGCCATTGGACAGTTATGCAAAGAATTGCCCTCTAATATTGTTTATGCCACAGCTATTGATGCCTTAATTCAAGCCTTTGCTGAAGACAAAGATTTGGGCGTGCGAGAAGATGCCAAAGCCGCACTACTCGGCGTAGGCGACCCTCGTGGCTTACAGCTAATCGAAACTTTGGAACAAGAAGGATGGTTTTGA
- a CDS encoding GCN5-related N-acetyltransferase — translation MSEQLIPGYLIRRGSTLERSLLVKFMQRTYQERFPQQDFAHLARTVEQYLSKDTPLWWVDVGEQGSQRRAGVPPVEATGVSRGAEGQRGVTYNTSSPLLPAPCPVACLWVGNAVDQVNGDRHAHIFLLYVIPEHRRRGIGKALMQYLEKWATERGDRQIGLQVFESNQPALNLYNQLGYQTQSLWMVKQIGVNSQ, via the coding sequence GTGTCTGAGCAATTAATACCAGGGTATTTGATTCGTCGTGGCTCAACATTAGAGCGATCGCTCCTAGTCAAGTTTATGCAACGAACTTACCAGGAGCGTTTTCCCCAGCAAGATTTTGCCCACCTCGCCCGTACTGTTGAGCAATATTTATCCAAAGATACGCCCTTGTGGTGGGTGGATGTCGGGGAGCAGGGGAGCCAGCGCCGTGCGGGGGTTCCCCCCGTTGAGGCGACTGGCGTGAGCAGAGGGGCAGAGGGGCAGAGGGGAGTAACTTACAATACATCTTCCCCCTTGCTCCCTGCCCCCTGCCCCGTTGCTTGTCTTTGGGTGGGGAATGCCGTAGATCAAGTTAATGGCGATCGCCATGCTCATATTTTTTTGCTTTACGTTATCCCAGAACATCGACGGCGGGGCATTGGTAAAGCTTTGATGCAGTATTTAGAAAAGTGGGCAACAGAAAGAGGCGATCGGCAAATTGGCTTACAAGTCTTTGAATCTAACCAACCAGCTTTAAATCTCTACAACCAACTCGGTTATCAAACTCAATCTCTGTGGATGGTCAAACAAATTGGGGTCAATAGTCAATAG
- a CDS encoding signal transducer ampG1, with product MREIQALRQAVQSRKMGALLLLGFASGLPLFLTSRTLQLWMQDAKVDIGKITLFGLLALPYSLKFLWSPLLDRFVPPFLGTRRGWLIVTQIGLAIAIATLSLQQPSQSDQVLQILAINCLIITFLSATQDIAGDAYRTDILNPLEAEAGASVWVLGYRVALFVTSSLALVLADRLPWNGVYLLMAALMAGSILVTLSAPREPQSINHRETAPISAKDVIFVLFITALVAGLLGGVFTGFIALPIFYWLLAALIVAWIVSSLLLPDELLAEAPENQAPQNLQEAIFLPFKEFFHRFGLAQAGVILIFIILYKLGDSLVGITANLFLREIDFTKTEIGAIQAGIGFLATTVGVLAGGVILTKIHLNRGLWIFGILQLLSNLGYYALAVAGKNYSLLILAVNIENFSAGLVTVATVAFLMSLCNHRFTTTQFALFSSLMAISRDVLSAPAGDWAKATGWPVFFLLTLVAALPGLLLLPFVAPWNQKPVVISRPGLEEEDEDVWEAK from the coding sequence ATGAGAGAAATCCAAGCATTACGCCAAGCCGTCCAAAGTCGCAAAATGGGCGCGTTGTTATTACTGGGTTTTGCATCTGGATTGCCTTTGTTCTTAACTAGTAGAACATTGCAACTGTGGATGCAAGATGCCAAGGTTGATATCGGCAAAATTACTTTATTTGGTTTGTTAGCGTTACCATACTCCCTAAAATTTTTGTGGTCGCCATTACTAGATAGGTTTGTACCGCCATTTTTAGGTACTAGACGGGGTTGGTTGATAGTTACTCAAATTGGGTTAGCAATTGCGATCGCCACTCTCTCATTACAACAGCCTTCCCAAAGTGACCAAGTATTGCAAATTCTGGCAATCAACTGTCTAATTATCACCTTTTTAAGTGCGACCCAAGACATCGCCGGCGATGCTTACCGTACCGACATCTTAAACCCACTAGAAGCGGAAGCAGGTGCATCGGTTTGGGTATTAGGCTATCGTGTTGCTTTGTTTGTCACCAGTTCCCTAGCCTTAGTATTAGCCGATCGCCTACCTTGGAATGGTGTGTACTTACTCATGGCGGCTTTAATGGCGGGGAGCATACTTGTCACCTTATCTGCGCCTAGAGAACCACAGAGCATTAACCACCGAGAAACTGCGCCTATATCTGCCAAAGATGTGATATTCGTGCTATTTATTACAGCGCTAGTAGCTGGTTTACTGGGAGGCGTTTTTACTGGCTTTATTGCTCTGCCCATATTTTATTGGCTCTTGGCCGCCTTGATAGTCGCTTGGATAGTTTCATCATTATTATTGCCTGATGAGCTACTTGCTGAAGCTCCAGAAAACCAAGCCCCACAAAACTTACAAGAAGCAATTTTTCTACCTTTTAAAGAATTTTTTCATCGGTTTGGCTTGGCTCAAGCTGGAGTAATTCTCATTTTTATCATTCTTTATAAACTGGGTGATTCTTTAGTAGGTATCACCGCTAATTTGTTTTTGCGAGAAATTGACTTTACCAAAACCGAAATTGGGGCAATTCAAGCCGGGATTGGCTTTCTCGCCACAACTGTTGGTGTATTAGCTGGTGGCGTAATCTTAACCAAAATTCACCTAAATCGCGGTTTATGGATATTTGGCATACTGCAATTATTGAGCAACTTGGGTTATTATGCCTTAGCCGTTGCTGGCAAAAATTACTCGTTATTAATCTTGGCAGTAAATATCGAAAACTTTAGCGCCGGATTAGTCACAGTTGCTACAGTGGCATTTTTAATGAGCCTCTGCAATCACCGTTTTACAACCACTCAATTTGCTTTATTTTCTAGCTTAATGGCGATTAGTAGAGATGTTCTTTCAGCACCCGCAGGCGATTGGGCGAAAGCCACAGGCTGGCCTGTATTTTTCTTGTTAACCTTAGTAGCAGCCTTACCAGGATTGTTACTTTTACCGTTTGTTGCGCCCTGGAATCAAAAGCCAGTGGTAATATCTAGACCAGGACTTGAGGAAGAAGATGAGGATGTATGGGAAGCCAAGTAA
- a CDS encoding amino acid adenylation domain-containing protein, which produces MNNKVNTLSNTETFTSLQECYTTEVINTSSMCIHELFEQQVESSPDEIAVVFLDVHSEGTQVGAFSDLSGLVLASHSRSISDKRKVNQQLTYRELNQQANQLAHYLRYLGVGPEVLVGICLERSLQMAIAILAVLKAGGAYVPLDPSYPLERLAFILEDTQAPILLTQEKFLPSLPNLSGKVICLDSDWQVIAQNSQENPINKTSPDNLIYVIYTSGSTGQPKGVMIPHKGIYNQLYWRQTSFKLTAADKVLQTISFSFDPSVWQIFWPLCFGAQLVMAHPEGHRDSAYLVKVICEQQITVMALVPSMLQVLLEEKGIENCRCLRHITCGGEALPVELIERFFERLCLDNVLFNCYGPTEASIDASFWKCQRGTNYLVAPIGCPITNTEIYILNEDLQPVAIGEPGELYIGGVGLARGYLNRPQLTAEKFIPHLFSQEPGARLYKTGDLVSYLPDSNIEFLGRIDQQLKIRGFRIELGEIEATLNQHPALKQTLVMAREDVPGNKRLVAYVVAHPEQIPSQSQLHRFLQDKLPEYMIPATFVFLDALPLNPNGKVDRRSLPAPESFIQKLTEFIAPSNSLELQLAQIWQQVLGIQSLGVKDNFFELGGNSLLAMRLLIEINRKLGKSLPLSTFLMAQTIEQLANVLTDQEKSVPFSSLVPIQTAGTKPPLFLVHAMGGNVLFYRDLVKYLEPDQPVYGLQAQGLDGQQTPCTSIVEMASRYLQEIRQIQSHGPYFLAGFSFGGMVAFEMAQQLYAQGEEVAFLALLDTPSSLSGNTPANQLEKSQFFHLFKLLSLKPKDQLAYLWNRINWHFTVGKVSIFYQLYLRYIKRSPLDLQMLAVTWANHQAGTLYLPLIYPGKLTVFRASKSEIGLEIKPDLGWSHLASGGLENYEMPGSHATMIHEPNVKFLAEKLTICLQQARARLLNFF; this is translated from the coding sequence ATGAACAATAAGGTCAATACTTTGAGTAATACTGAGACTTTCACCTCTTTACAGGAGTGTTACACGACTGAAGTAATTAATACTTCGTCTATGTGTATTCACGAGCTATTTGAGCAACAAGTAGAAAGTTCTCCTGATGAAATAGCCGTGGTATTTTTAGACGTGCATAGCGAAGGCACTCAAGTAGGAGCATTCTCCGACTTGAGTGGACTGGTATTAGCTTCTCATTCGCGTAGCATCTCCGATAAGAGAAAAGTAAATCAGCAACTTACTTATAGGGAGTTAAATCAGCAGGCGAACCAGTTAGCCCATTACCTGCGCTATTTGGGAGTTGGCCCAGAAGTATTAGTGGGCATTTGTTTAGAACGATCGCTGCAAATGGCGATCGCAATATTAGCAGTTCTCAAAGCTGGAGGTGCTTATGTGCCTTTAGATCCATCCTATCCTTTAGAGCGTTTAGCCTTCATCTTGGAAGATACCCAAGCGCCTATACTACTAACCCAAGAAAAATTCCTCCCAAGCCTACCAAATCTCAGCGGCAAAGTAATTTGTCTTGATTCAGATTGGCAGGTAATTGCTCAAAACAGTCAAGAAAACCCAATCAATAAAACTAGTCCTGATAACCTCATATATGTCATCTACACATCTGGTTCCACAGGACAACCAAAGGGTGTAATGATTCCCCACAAAGGCATTTATAATCAGCTTTACTGGCGACAAACGAGCTTTAAATTAACAGCCGCAGACAAAGTTTTGCAGACAATTTCTTTTAGCTTTGATCCCTCCGTCTGGCAAATATTCTGGCCATTATGCTTTGGCGCACAGTTAGTCATGGCTCATCCAGAAGGACATCGAGACAGTGCTTATTTAGTTAAAGTAATTTGCGAACAGCAGATTACTGTCATGGCACTAGTACCTTCTATGCTCCAAGTTTTGTTAGAAGAGAAGGGAATTGAAAATTGCCGATGTCTCAGACATATTACCTGTGGCGGCGAAGCTTTACCCGTTGAACTCATAGAGCGTTTCTTTGAGCGCCTGTGCCTGGATAATGTGCTATTTAATTGCTATGGGCCAACAGAAGCTTCCATTGATGCTAGTTTCTGGAAGTGCCAAAGAGGAACTAATTATCTTGTGGCTCCGATTGGTTGCCCTATTACCAATACAGAAATTTATATTTTAAATGAGGATTTGCAGCCTGTTGCGATCGGTGAACCGGGTGAACTGTACATTGGTGGAGTTGGTCTAGCGCGGGGCTATCTCAACCGTCCGCAACTAACAGCAGAGAAGTTCATTCCCCACCTTTTTAGCCAAGAACCAGGCGCGCGTTTGTACAAAACTGGAGATTTAGTTAGTTATTTACCAGACAGTAACATTGAATTCCTTGGTCGCATCGACCAACAACTGAAGATTCGCGGCTTTCGCATTGAACTAGGAGAAATCGAAGCCACACTCAACCAGCATCCAGCGCTAAAACAAACCTTGGTGATGGCGAGAGAGGATGTTCCTGGTAACAAGAGACTTGTGGCCTATGTTGTTGCCCATCCAGAACAAATCCCTAGTCAAAGTCAATTGCATCGCTTTTTGCAAGATAAATTGCCTGAGTATATGATACCTGCGACCTTTGTATTTTTGGATGCACTGCCATTAAATCCAAATGGCAAGGTAGACCGTCGCAGCCTACCTGCACCTGAGTCATTTATCCAAAAGCTCACAGAATTTATCGCTCCTAGTAACTCATTAGAACTGCAATTAGCCCAGATTTGGCAACAAGTTTTAGGAATTCAATCTCTTGGGGTGAAAGATAATTTTTTTGAGTTGGGAGGAAACTCACTGTTAGCAATGCGGTTATTAATTGAGATTAACCGCAAGTTGGGTAAAAGCTTGCCCTTATCTACTTTTTTGATGGCGCAAACAATAGAACAATTAGCTAATGTGTTAACTGACCAAGAAAAATCCGTACCGTTTTCATCTTTAGTGCCAATTCAAACCGCTGGTACTAAACCGCCTCTGTTCTTGGTTCATGCAATGGGAGGTAATGTCCTCTTTTATCGAGACTTGGTCAAGTATTTAGAACCAGATCAACCAGTTTATGGGTTACAAGCACAGGGACTGGATGGGCAACAAACACCTTGTACTTCTATTGTCGAAATGGCATCTCGCTATCTTCAAGAAATCCGCCAGATTCAGAGTCATGGCCCTTATTTTTTAGCAGGCTTTTCATTTGGAGGTATGGTAGCTTTTGAGATGGCTCAACAACTTTATGCTCAAGGAGAAGAAGTTGCTTTTTTGGCTTTGTTAGACACTCCATCTTCACTTTCTGGAAATACTCCAGCCAACCAATTGGAAAAATCTCAGTTTTTTCATTTATTTAAACTTTTAAGTTTGAAACCAAAAGACCAATTAGCTTATCTATGGAACAGGATAAATTGGCATTTTACAGTAGGGAAGGTCAGCATTTTTTATCAGCTTTATCTGCGTTATATCAAACGCTCACCGCTTGACTTGCAAATGTTGGCTGTCACTTGGGCTAACCATCAAGCAGGAACGCTGTATTTACCCTTAATTTATCCTGGTAAATTGACTGTGTTTCGCGCCAGTAAATCAGAAATAGGTTTAGAGATAAAGCCTGATTTGGGATGGAGTCATTTAGCATCTGGCGGTTTAGAAAACTATGAAATGCCTGGTTCTCATGCAACCATGATTCATGAACCAAACGTCAAATTTTTAGCTGAAAAATTAACTATTTGTTTACAACAAGCACGAGCCAGATTACTTAACTTTTTTTAA